The following nucleotide sequence is from Siniperca chuatsi isolate FFG_IHB_CAS linkage group LG2, ASM2008510v1, whole genome shotgun sequence.
TAGCTGATAAAAATGAGACgagcaaacttttttttgtcttgtttttgtgattgttttaatgCGCATCACTTGGCTTGAAGAGATACATTCACgttgagacattttacaaacaacaaGCCCTTCATTGAAGGTATGAGTGCTGTGACTCACAGAGTTGTAAAGCAGCACATTTGTCTTGATGAACTTTTTCATACACAAAACGAATCTGCTAAAAATGCAGACAattgatatatttaaaaatatgtcaGAAAGGACATTTTAATCAATAGCGTGTGTGAATGTCACATATAAATCTGAAACATGTTCAACATGATTAACTGTGTCTCCTAAATGGAGAAAAAGCACATACATCATTGTCAGTGTTACTGACAATATATAGGCATTCCCATTGGGAACAATAATGTTTACTTCACAGAGTAACACCTGAATCAGAAATAAGTGACTACATTTGAAACACAAAAGAGTAGCCAACCTGCTGCCTGCAAAtatcacagaaacacagaatcTGACCTTTACAAAAggtaataaaagtgaaaaattgcAGTAACATATGCAATAACTCTTCAGCGTAAGACTACCACAACAATGAGGACAATGTTAAAACGTCCAAGAGTACAAGTACAATTGCTTGTTCAACATTAGAGTTTCACTCTAAGCTTCACTTTTATACAAGTCCTTGGGTGTCTACCACGGCCTCCAGGGGGCGCTGTTGGCTGCACTCTTCTCTGTGGTGATGCTGGTCTGGACTGTGGAGCTCAGAAGAGAGAAGTCAGCCTCTCTCAGGTTCTTATCAGAGGAAGACTGCAGCTTGTTGAAGTCGGTCAGAAGTCTTCTCTGGGACTGTGTCTTCACCTGTTCCTTGGACAGGAAGTGTTCCACCTCTCGGACACACCTGGAGTAGCCCTGATCAACAGCTGCTGAGTCCACAgcttgatgctgctgctgctgcagtcgtCTCAGGACACAAACGGTCATCTCCAGGATGTCTGCTTTCTCCAGCTTGgagtctggctgctgtttgaggAACTCTGGACCCAGGAGAGACTTGAGCTGCTCAATGCTGCTGTTGATTCGCTCTCTGCGTAACTTCTCCACCAGAGGCTTTCTGAGCTGCAGGAAGAAGAACAAAGTCATTAATAAACTTATCCTGGAGTATAGTGTTAGCATTCACAAAGAAACCTTTCACGAAGCATTAAGTTTTCTTGAATCTTCAGTTTACCTTGTGGGTCAGAGTCAGATGCTCCTGAGAGTTGGTCATTGCTACAGTGATTGTAGGTGCCATGGCTGGATCTCTGAGCTGTAGAGGTCTCTGTAGAGTGAATCTGATCTCTGCTGGCTTCATCCCTCCTATTTATAGTCCCACATCTCCATATGAATGTGTGGGTTTGGGTCTGGCTGGAGTTTCTCACagtctcagccaatcagagagcttggTGAGACAATATGGGGTGCAGCACTGTGAATGCTGTTATTGCCTGGGGACAATGATTAGATCTCAGGGGAACAGGTGGAGGACTGGGGGGGGTGATGGAGAGAGACTCACAGAGCTCTGTGTGAATCTGGGAAAGTGTTGACCCTGTAGAGAGAGCCGATCTGCTGCCTGATGCTGGGATCAATGACTTTGACTGAGCACACGCTCATCATCCCATCACACACGTGGGagattgataatgaaaacatgttatattttcatttttccaaaACTGAACATGCATATATTTCTATTGCAAACTTGACACTATCCAATGCATAAAAAGTATTCCTCTTGCTTGCCTGGTTTAGGTGGTCTGGTCTAATGTTGCTGAATCTGCGGTTGAGGTGGTAGTCATACTAATCTTTAAGAAAGTAATTCTAGCTTAGATGCAATGGACCTTTTCTTAAATAGTTTTCAAACACAAATCCCCTTATCAACAGCTGGATGAAGCTGGTTTGATcgtgttttaaataaagtttgattgcaGCTATTACAAGTAAGCTTTAAGTTCAAATTCATAGTCTTATTGCACCATAACCAGCACCTAATCAATTCAGGAATAGACTCCCTTTTATCCTTCCCGTCACAATAAACAGTCTGGAATACCGAGGAACAATTCGAGTTTAAAGGAGGGGAAAAGAATGCGTTTGAATGTTCATTAATCCTGAGCATGTCTGCATTCCTTATAGAGATTTTACAAAAGCCTGGCGATGACGAGTCTTGATGACAGGAATTTCCATTCAGAGACTGTGAGACAAAACTCTAAACTGACTCCATAATTAATGTGATGTGCAACCAGACACACTTCTTTTGTTCTTGAAAGCAGTGAATGGAGAGAGTGTGGGAAAGTAGGGAAAACCCACTCACAGAGCCCCAGTGGGACAATAGAGGCAGACCAGACAAAGACGTCTGGGGGGGGGATTCTTTACTactgaattttaaatgtttacattttttactcaCTAAACCTGACAATATGTATATTTAgattatatttgtttatgtttctatatttttaaatttgaaaattacACTCTGTGAAAATGTCAATTTAGAGGTCAGTCATTTGTTGAAAgaaattcaattacattttgattaaaatacaATGGTGTTGAATTATCAAATCTGAttgttttatactttatactagAGTATTATAGTTGGCTATTTTTATAGTTATCATCATTTTCTTATTTGAAACAGGGTTTAAACCAAAAATGAATAGCCTTGATCCTTAAAATAACGAAAATACGgtatatattttactttaactcCCCTATTTAACATTGATAAgcagtaaataaacatttaataagtgACAGGTATAGCAGATATAAGagtttattcatgtatt
It contains:
- the LOC122862012 gene encoding transcription factor HES-5-like, producing MKPAEIRFTLQRPLQLRDPAMAPTITVAMTNSQEHLTLTHKLRKPLVEKLRRERINSSIEQLKSLLGPEFLKQQPDSKLEKADILEMTVCVLRRLQQQQHQAVDSAAVDQGYSRCVREVEHFLSKEQVKTQSQRRLLTDFNKLQSSSDKNLREADFSLLSSTVQTSITTEKSAANSAPWRPW